One sulfur-oxidizing endosymbiont of Gigantopelta aegis DNA segment encodes these proteins:
- a CDS encoding DUF3301 domain-containing protein, with translation MLNYIVFFSIAGLIWYWWNSVSAYEVAYGQAKSACARLELQFLDDTLDVIKLRLCRHPHGYMQLCRVYEFEFSSDGDSRYKGYVKLSGTKFEGIDMDAYRID, from the coding sequence ATGCTTAATTATATTGTTTTTTTTTCTATAGCCGGATTAATCTGGTATTGGTGGAATTCTGTGAGTGCTTACGAGGTCGCTTATGGGCAGGCAAAATCAGCCTGCGCAAGGCTGGAACTGCAGTTTCTTGATGATACGCTGGATGTGATAAAGCTACGCTTATGTCGTCATCCTCATGGCTATATGCAATTGTGTAGAGTCTATGAATTTGAGTTCAGTAGTGATGGCGATAGCCGTTATAAAGGCTATGTCAAACTCAGTGGCACTAAGTTTGAGGGGATCGATATGGATGCTTATCGTATTGATTAG